The following proteins are encoded in a genomic region of Brachypodium distachyon strain Bd21 chromosome 1, Brachypodium_distachyon_v3.0, whole genome shotgun sequence:
- the LOC100832089 gene encoding dirigent protein 2, translating into MSTPAPVAAAGDDNGLTHIRLYMHETIAGPKPTLVTSVKSPLGGNATFGSVGVLDNELRDGPDPKSSTLVGRFQGFFAEAGLVSPPGLLSAMNIVFTAGERSGSSLALLGSVPSFGAPVERALVGGTGDFRMARGYSVMVDMGNPTPETALFQLDLFVQMHHVA; encoded by the coding sequence ATGTCGACgccggcccctgttgccgctgccggcgacgaTAACGGGCTGACGCACATCCGCCTGTACATGCACGAGACCATAGCCGGGCCGAAGCCCACGCTGGTGACGTCCGTGAAGTCCCCGCTGGGCGGCAACGCGACGTTCGGGTCCGTGGGCGTCCTGGACAACGAGCTGCGTGACGGGCCGGACCCCAAGAGCTCCACGCTTGTGGGCCGGTTCCAGGGCTTCTTTGCCGAGGCCGGGCTGGTGAGCCCGCCGGGCCTGCTGTCCGCGATGAACATCGTGTTCACGGCCGGTGAGAGGAGCGGAAGCAGCCTGGCCTTGCTGGGCTCCGTGCCGAGCTTCGGGGCCCCGGTCGAGCGCGCCTTGGTTGGCGGCACCGGGGACTTCAGGATGGCGCGTGGCTACTCTGTTATGGTAGATATGGGAAACCCCACGCCGGAGACCGCACTCTTTCAGCTTGATCTGTTTGTGCAAATGCATCATGTAGCTTGA